A region from the Acinonyx jubatus isolate Ajub_Pintada_27869175 chromosome C2, VMU_Ajub_asm_v1.0, whole genome shotgun sequence genome encodes:
- the LOC128315375 gene encoding uncharacterized protein LOC128315375 encodes MEAGVSSVKLGRDVSKESCRHRRRRRCRRCRRRRCLCCCCSRSIREPPPPPLPLLPLALLPLLPPPFPGPRDTPSASGGSCLLAPPLPLPLPSVTYPLLAALARTFSNTPASLHHLLGHPGGLWDLLCAPRRKQAPNPCLADGLSRLHHQQEEKKLFRPPKPHSAGASQLPLLLPAVQVRGFEHRSGGDRGSSRRREDTGGALHSGVPLTSIT; translated from the exons ATGGAGGCGGGTGTCTCCTCTGTTAAGTTAGGGCGAGACGTCTCAAAGGAG AgctgccgccaccgccgccgccgccgctgccgccgctgccgccgccgccggtgcctctgctgctgctgcagccGGAGCATccgggagccgccgccgccgccgctgccgctgctgcCACTAGCGCTGCTTCCACTGCTGCCACCTCCCTTCCCAGGACCCCGAGACACCCCGAGCGCGAGCGGCGGCAGCTGCTTGCttgctccccctctgcccctgcccctcccttccgtGACCTACCCACTCCTTGCAGCCCTCGCCCGCACCTTCTCCAACACCCCGGCATCCCTGCACCACCTGCTCGGGCACCCCGGCGGGCTCTGGGACTTGCTGTGCGCGCCGAGAAGAAAGCAAGCTCCGAACCCGTGCCTGGCTGACGGGCTGTCGCGGCTGCACCACCAGCAGGAGGAGAAGAAACTATTTCGCCCACCGAAACCCCATTCTGCGGGTGCTTCGCAGCTGCCGCTTCTGCTGCCTGCAGTCCAGGTCCGAGGGTTCGAACACCGCAGCGGCGGGGACCGTGGGTCTAGCAGGCGCCGGGAGGACACCGGCGGAGCCCTGCACTCTGGTGTCCCGCTCACCAGCATCACCTAG